A genomic stretch from Spiroplasma endosymbiont of Clivina fossor includes:
- a CDS encoding transposase yields MIQISLLGQSSKTISRFIKTTLKTAWYNRQKLMKSKQLENTQLKFKKLSGKIQIDETFIKEIHKENFKYKTNPRRIHLDPFATNTKCCIQMAIDNNNNIYVKSTNTKRLQKQWVIENMNKELINENSIITSDMQKLYFLVAKQTNSTLCVTKTTINPEASYRNLNKISKLQSSLKEVLIHYHGLGFTNIQNYLNLWKWKYQHKGRV; encoded by the coding sequence TTGATTCAAATTTCATTGCTGGGGCAATCTAGTAAAACAATTTCTCGTTTTATTAAAACTACATTAAAAACTGCTTGATATAATCGTCAAAAATTAATGAAATCAAAACAATTAGAAAATACCCAATTAAAATTTAAAAAATTATCTGGTAAAATCCAAATCGATGAAACATTTATTAAAGAAATCCATAAAGAAAATTTCAAATATAAAACTAATCCACGAAGAATTCACCTTGACCCATTCGCAACTAATACTAAATGCTGTATTCAAATGGCAATTGATAATAATAACAATATTTATGTTAAATCCACAAACACCAAACGTTTACAAAAACAATGAGTTATTGAAAATATGAACAAAGAATTAATTAACGAAAATTCAATTATTACTTCTGATATGCAAAAATTATATTTTTTAGTAGCAAAACAAACAAATTCTACTTTATGTGTAACTAAAACAACAATTAATCCTGAAGCTAGTTATCGTAACTTAAATAAAATCAGTAAATTACAATCTAGTCTTAAAGAAGTCTTAATTCATTATCATGGTTTAGGTTTTACTAATATTCAAAATTATTTAAATCTCTGAAAATGAAAATACCAACATAAGGGAAGGGTTTAA
- a CDS encoding transposase family protein: MKFKKNNQISDKNFLRLTGIKHTTFNKMLEILKIEELKKRFRRGRTNKLSLENRILMTLEYWREYRTYFHIAKSYDISESSCYRNIKWIEDTLIKHPNFQQLTGQKSLLKDYFKDKTVIIDVTESQIQRPKKDKNSTTQEKRKNTQ; encoded by the coding sequence ATGAAATTTAAAAAAAATAATCAAATAAGTGATAAAAATTTTTTAAGATTAACTGGTATTAAACATACTACTTTTAATAAAATGCTAGAAATTTTAAAAATAGAAGAATTAAAAAAGAGATTTCGTCGCGGAAGAACCAATAAATTATCATTAGAAAATCGTATTTTAATGACTTTAGAATATTGAAGAGAATATAGAACTTATTTTCATATTGCAAAAAGTTATGATATTAGTGAAAGTAGTTGTTATAGAAATATCAAATGAATTGAAGACACTTTAATAAAACACCCTAATTTTCAACAACTTACTGGTCAAAAATCACTATTAAAAGATTATTTCAAAGATAAGACTGTTATAATTGATGTAACTGAAAGCCAAATCCAACGCCCAAAAAAAGACAAAAACAGCACTACTCAGGAAAAAAGAAAAAACACACAATAA
- a CDS encoding transposase family protein, with protein MIADRLNTYSNILLPNKTLCVHPKLELIADSGYQGLQNVHKNTLLPIKKSKNNPLNPDKKEYNSFLSKVRIVIEHVFARLKRFKILVYRYRNKIRRFGLRFNLISGIYNFELS; from the coding sequence ATCATTGCTGACCGCCTTAATACTTATTCAAATATTTTACTACCTAACAAAACTTTATGCGTCCATCCAAAATTAGAATTAATTGCCGATTCAGGATATCAAGGTTTGCAAAATGTTCATAAAAATACATTATTGCCAATTAAAAAGAGTAAAAATAATCCTTTAAATCCAGATAAAAAGGAATATAATAGCTTTTTAAGTAAAGTTAGAATTGTCATTGAACATGTTTTTGCTAGATTAAAAAGATTTAAAATACTAGTTTATCGTTATCGCAATAAGATTAGAAGATTTGGATTACGATTTAACTTAATTTCAGGAATATATAATTTTGAATTAAGCTAG
- a CDS encoding IS1/IS1595 family N-terminal zinc-binding domain-containing protein — protein sequence MEKIIQELVNTLTDDQFLEFYEKVKQQAELIKKQKRLNEIDQKFRAQGIKCPKCESYHCVKNGHNSEGKQKYLCKNCRASFDAFRNHFIYWSHLNYEQWNLLIQISLLGQSSKTISRFIKTTLKTAWYNRQKLMKSKQLENTQLKFKKLSGKIQIDETFIKEIHKGNFKYKTDPRRIHLDPFATNTKCCIQMAIDNNNNIYVKSTNTKRLQKQWVIENMNKELINENSIITSDMQKLYFLVAKQTNSTLCVTKTTINPEASYRNLNKISKLQSSLKEALIHYHGLGFTNIQNYLNLWKWKYQHKGLTPNQQTAVLYFNV from the coding sequence ATGGAAAAAATAATTCAAGAACTAGTAAATACTTTAACAGATGATCAATTTTTAGAATTTTATGAAAAAGTTAAACAACAAGCAGAATTAATAAAAAAACAAAAACGTTTAAATGAAATTGATCAAAAATTTAGAGCGCAAGGTATTAAATGTCCTAAATGTGAATCTTACCATTGCGTTAAAAATGGACATAATTCAGAAGGAAAACAAAAATATTTATGTAAAAATTGCCGTGCAAGTTTTGACGCTTTTCGTAATCATTTTATTTATTGAAGTCATTTAAATTATGAACAATGAAATTTATTGATTCAAATTTCATTGCTGGGGCAATCTAGTAAAACAATTTCTCGTTTTATTAAAACTACATTAAAAACTGCTTGATATAATCGTCAAAAATTAATGAAATCAAAACAATTAGAAAATACCCAATTAAAATTTAAAAAATTATCTGGTAAAATCCAAATCGATGAAACATTTATTAAAGAAATCCATAAAGGAAATTTCAAATATAAAACTGATCCACGAAGAATTCACCTTGACCCATTCGCAACTAATACTAAATGCTGTATTCAAATGGCAATTGATAATAATAACAATATTTATGTTAAATCCACAAACACCAAACGTTTACAAAAACAATGAGTTATTGAAAATATGAACAAAGAATTAATTAATGAAAATTCAATTATTACTTCTGATATGCAAAAATTATATTTTTTAGTAGCAAAACAAACAAATTCTACTTTATGTGTAACTAAAACAACAATTAATCCTGAAGCTAGTTATCGTAACTTAAATAAAATCAGTAAATTACAATCTAGTCTTAAAGAAGCCTTAATTCATTATCATGGTTTAGGTTTTACTAATATTCAAAATTATTTAAATCTCTGAAAATGAAAATACCAACATAAGGGTTTAACTCCAAACCAACAAACAGCGGTATTATATTTTAATGTATAA
- a CDS encoding IS5 family transposase (programmed frameshift): MKFKKNNQISDKNFLRLTGIKHTTFNKMLEILKIEELKKRFRRGRTNKLSLENRILMTLEYWREYRTYFHIAKSYDISESSCYRNIKWIEDTLIKHPNFQQLTGQKSLLKDYFKDKTVIIDVTEKPNPTPKKRQKQHYSGKKKKHTIKTQVIIEKDSKKIISSDFSYGKNHDFKILKDSKIKFLPETTVLVDLGYQGIQKINHNVLIPKRKSKKNPLNKEEKQNNERISKMRIVIENVFAILKKFKIISEKYRNRRKRFALRFNLIASIYNLQLLV; the protein is encoded by the exons ATGAAATTTAAAAAAAATAATCAAATAAGTGATAAAAATTTTTTAAGATTAACTGGTATTAAACATACTACTTTTAATAAAATGCTAGAAATTTTAAAAATAGAAGAATTAAAAAAGAGATTTCGTCGCGGAAGAACCAATAAATTATCATTAGAAAATCGTATTTTAATGACTTTAGAATATTGAAGAGAATATAGAACTTATTTTCATATTGCAAAAAGTTATGATATTAGTGAAAGTAGTTGTTATAGAAATATCAAATGAATTGAAGACACTTTAATAAAACACCCTAATTTTCAACAACTTACTGGTCAAAAATCACTATTAAAAGATTATTTCAAAGATAAGACTGTTATAATTGATGTAACTGAAA AGCCAAATCCAACGCCCAAAAAAAGACAAAAACAGCACTACTCAGGAAAAAAGAAAAAACACACAATAAAAACACAAGTTATAATTGAAAAAGATAGTAAAAAAATTATTAGTTCTGATTTTTCTTATGGTAAAAACCATGACTTTAAAATTTTAAAAGATTCAAAAATTAAATTTTTACCAGAAACAACTGTTTTAGTGGATTTAGGTTATCAAGGCATACAAAAAATTAATCATAATGTTTTAATTCCTAAAAGAAAATCAAAGAAAAACCCTTTAAATAAAGAAGAAAAGCAAAATAATGAGCGAATTTCAAAAATGAGAATTGTTATTGAAAATGTTTTTGCTATACTTAAAAAATTTAAAATTATTAGTGAAAAATATCGAAATCGTAGAAAAAGATTTGCTTTAAGATTTAATTTAATAGCTTCAATTTATAATTTACAACTATTAGTTTAA
- a CDS encoding transposase family protein gives MKTQVIIEKDSKKIISSDFSYGKNHDFKILKDSKIKFLPETTVLVDLGYQGIQKINHNVLIPKRKSKKNPLNKEEKQNNERISKMRIVIENVFAILKKFKIISEKYRNRRKRFALRFNLIASIYNLQLLV, from the coding sequence ATAAAAACACAAGTTATAATTGAAAAAGATAGTAAAAAAATTATTAGTTCTGATTTTTCTTATGGTAAAAACCATGACTTTAAAATTTTAAAAGATTCAAAAATTAAATTTTTACCAGAAACAACTGTTTTAGTGGATTTAGGTTATCAAGGCATACAAAAAATTAATCATAATGTTTTAATTCCTAAAAGAAAATCAAAGAAAAACCCTTTAAATAAAGAAGAAAAGCAAAATAATGAGCGAATTTCAAAAATGAGAATTGTTATTGAAAATGTTTTTGCTATACTTAAAAAATTTAAAATTATTAGTGAAAAATATCGAAATCGTAGAAAAAGATTTGCTTTAAGATTTAATTTAATAGCTTCAATTTATAATTTACAACTATTAGTTTAA